ATAATAATGGAGGTTAACAATAAATGAGTGCAAAAATAATAATATTACAAAATAACGACAAAACTGTATATCAATTAAAAATTACTCTGCGAGGTGTAACACCTCCAATTTGGAGAAGAATACAAATAAAAAGTAATTCCACTCTTTATACTCTACACAATACTATTCAAGAAGCTATGGTCTGGACCAATTCTCATCTTCATGATTTTAGTAAAGACGGAAAATATTATGGCATGGTTGAAGAAGGCATTGAATTAGCAGAGGGTACTTTAAATGAAAGAAAACATATTATAGCTGATGTCCTAAAATCAGAGGGAGATGTGCTGAATTATATCTATGATTTTGGAGACGGATGGCGACATGAGATTGCTTTAGAAAAAATATTGAAGGCAGAAGAGCAGATTAATTACCCTATTTGTATTGCTGGTAAAAGAAGTTGTCCTATCGAAGATTCTGGTGGGTCTTATGGTTATATGGAAATGTTGA
This genomic window from Candidatus Margulisiibacteriota bacterium contains:
- a CDS encoding plasmid pRiA4b ORF-3 family protein, which codes for MSAKIIILQNNDKTVYQLKITLRGVTPPIWRRIQIKSNSTLYTLHNTIQEAMVWTNSHLHDFSKDGKYYGMVEEGIELAEGTLNERKHIIADVLKSEGDVLNYIYDFGDGWRHEIALEKILKAEEQINYPICIAGKRSCPIEDSGGSYGYMEMLKVLSDPKHEEYEECVDWAGEDYDPEYFNKDEINEILLEISKNPNYVSGFGEEL